One genomic window of Cydia splendana chromosome 16, ilCydSple1.2, whole genome shotgun sequence includes the following:
- the LOC134798114 gene encoding NADH dehydrogenase [ubiquinone] 1 alpha subcomplex subunit 11-like — translation MPATTCQCQPEQPIRNYYCYYDTPEGCDIDKKMMVTTRYGVIAGLVLSTYDVLLHSHASGLGPILKRYAVHTIPLGLMGATFAAVANGALIYRKQDDVYNYFLGGFACGPILAHYLGSKHAVLLGGIALGIAGMIKKDAIDNCYTLLPAPRPHMLTVWKWRHDFTLAEDPRKEMEKLCAEQHTHGRGKCGAK, via the exons ATGCCGGCGACGACGTGTCAGTGCCAACCTGAGCAGCCTATCCGCAACTACTATTGTTACTATGACACGCCCGAAGGATGCGATATTGATAAAAAG ATGATGGTGACCACGCGCTACGGAGTGATAGCAGGACTAGTATTGTCTACATACGATGTCCTGCTGCACTCGCACGCCTCGGGACTGGGCCCTATTTTGAAGAG GTACGCGGTCCACACAATACCGCTAGGCCTGATGGGAGCCACGTTCGCTGCCGTCGCCAACGGCGCTTTGATATACAGGAAGCAGGATGATGTCTACAACTATTTCCTAG GTGGATTCGCCTGCGGCCCAATCCTCGCGCACTACCTCGGTTCGAAGCACGCCGTGCTCCTCGGCGGCATAGCGCTGGGCATAGCCGGCATGATCAAGAAGGACGCCATCGACAACTGCTATACGCTGCTGCCAGCCCCCAGGCCTCACATGCTCACAGTGTGGAAGTGGAGGCATGACTTCACGCTAGCTGAGGACCCGAGGAAGG AAATGGAGAAATTATGTGCTGAACAGCATACTCATGGGCGTGGAAAATGTGGAGCGAAATAA